The genomic stretch GGACCGAAACGCGACCTTCTGACCGAAGTCGATGCGTGCTTCCGTCATGGGCAACACCAGTTCAGCAGCCATGGTGGCATGGGTGTCTGGCCGGGGTTCCTCCATCTGCGTATGCTCCTTTCCGGCATCACTCCCGGGTTCAATTTCTCGGGGTTGCTCGGTCGTCACGTCGACCCTGCCAACCCCGTCTCGCTGAATTGAGCCCTGCCTGTGCCGTCACTCGCGGTAGCCGCCGAGATCGGCGGGAGTCGGGACTTCGCGGGATCCCGTCCCCGCATCGGCAGCACTCGATTCGCTCTCCGACGAGGGCGCCATTTCGCTCAATGCCTTCTCGGCATAGGCCCGGTTGACCAAATTGGCACTCTGGCTCAAACCCCGCAACAAGCGCCGTCGCTCGTCGCTGTTCGAGAAAGAAGCGTCGAACTCAAGCAACATCCGGTCGATGTCGATGCCAATTCCGTAGTCGTTGCCGTCGAGCGCGCCCCTGATCGACTCGACGATCAACGCCGTCAGCCGGCGACGTTCGCCCGGCTCTTCCGGCATGCCGTAGTGCAAGACGAAGCCGAGCGCGAGAAAAGCATCTCCTGTTCCGACGCGCTGCGTCAACGAGCGGACCAAACCCGGCAACTCGCTGGGCGCTTCGCGGATCGCCGTCCTCACCGCGGCTCTAACCACGGCCGATGCGAAGTTTGCCGGCACGATGCCGGCGAGGTTCTCCAGCCAAGGCAACGTCGACGCGTCGCCCAAGTCACCCAAGACCACCAAGGTGCCCCGCGCAACGATCAGGCCGGTGCCGGGATCGTCGCTGACGGGCGCTTCCGAGGCCGAAAACTTCTCGTCGGTCCACTCGACGAGCCATTGCTGCAGATCCGATCGCGTCATGCCCGCCGCTTCGGCGATCCGCAACACTCGCTTGCTCATCGACGGCGGCGGATTGGCGAGAGTCTCGTCGGTAATCTGAATGGCGTGCGTGTCGGTGAGAATCTCGAGGATGGCTCGCTCGGCTTCCGTGCGAGAGAAGGTCTGAGCCCCGACTGCGCCCAACGCATTCAAGGCGATCACAAGCGACAAGTTGGCTCTCATGGCAGCTCCAACTCTCCGGTGCGTGAATACTGGGCTCATACTCGAACGACCGACAGACCGAATCTGATCAGCCTTTCCTCCATCGAAACACCAAAACGAGCGTGCGCCCCCCTTAACGGCAACCGTTCGCAGCCGTCCGAACGACCGGCCCCTTTCTCCCCGGCGAACTCGCGTCCCGACGCGGCGAGTTCTGGAGTCGAATCGTTCGACATGGCGAACGACCGAGATCCCCATCGCACATTGTGTCCGCGACCGCGGCGATTCGCGGTCGGACACGGGTTTTGGAGCGCTCCCTCGCCCGGTGCGTTCGGCATGACCCTTTCGTCAGAAAGAACCACAGGGACCCGAAACGCGCGGTTGTCGAAAAGTCGTCACTTCGAGCGCATTCCGGACAAAAGAAAACCGCCAACTCGTTGATAGTTGGCGGAATGTAAAATGGTGGCGGGACCCGGAATCGAACCGGGGACACAAGGATTTTCAGTCCTCTGCTCTACCAGCTGAGCTATCCCGCCAATATGTTGATGATCAAAAGCTTGGGTGAAGCGCGCTGTCAACGCCATAGGCTCGTTTTCTTCGTTCGAACGCGTGAGACACGCTTTCGAAGGGATGGGCGAGGTCGTGGCGGAGAAAGAACGCGGAGCCCATGCTCCTGCACAAGAGCGCACCTACTACGCGACCTTTATCAATGCGCGCAAGCGGTTTTTGCCTTCGCCTGCCGGCTCGATCGGCGAGCATCCGAATGGAATCGATATCGGTCCCGCATAGGCCACTACGGAGCGTGGTCAGCTCGATGCTGCCGGCACGATCGGACTCGGTCTGCCTGCCCTAGACCGCGATGTCCGCACCGCGAATCGATATCGAGCACGCGAGATTGCGGCAGAGGTCGAGGCAAGTGGTGCTCCCGTCGGGATTCGAACCCAAATCTTCGGCTTCGGAGGCCAACATTCTATCCATTGAACTACGGGAGCGCGTGCCGCACTCGGCGGCTGACGAGCCGCGGAGTGTCCGGAGGGTGCCTGCAACTGTAAAGGGCATTCTCGGCTTCAGGAAATGGTTTGGAGCCCATGTCCGAACTTCCCGAGCCGGGTCCACTCGAAAGCGACGAGACGCAGGGCGTGCGCGCACCGCATCGACCCTCCGTGGAGCGACGACGGTTCCGTCCAAAGCGATGTCGCGAGGCCTCGGGCGACACTTGTTTCCCAAGCATCTACCGCCCTTCGCGCGAGGGACGGTGGTTGCTCGGTGGGAAGCGCTGTGTGCGCCGTCAGATGTGGATCGCTTCGTTGCTCGTCGCGGCGGCCGCTTCGGCCAGCGCTTCGGAAAGCGTCGGGTGCGCGTGGATCGTCTGATGCACGTCTTCGACCGTCGCCTCGAGACTGATGGCGAGGCCGTATTCGGCGATCAGCTCCGTGGCTTCGCTGCCGACGATGTGCGCGCCGTAGATCTCGCCCGTCTTCGCATCGGAGATGACCTTCACGAAACCGTCGCTGTCGGCCTGCGCGACCGCCTTACCGGAGGCGGTGAACGGAAACTTGCCCACCTTGTAATCGAGCTTCTTCTCCTTGGCTGCACGCTCGGTCAGGCCCGTGGATGCGACCTGCGGTTGGCAGTAGGTGCAACCGGGGAATCCGGTCACGCGCTTCGGCGTGCCGTGACCGAACATGCCGTTGACGGCGTTGACCGCTTCGAAGGTGGCGATGTGCGCGAGCCACGGAGGTCCGATGATGTCGCCGGCGGCAAAGATACCCTTGATCGAGGTCTCGTAGTTCTGGTCGACCTTCACGAAGCCGCGATCGAGTTCCAGTTGCGTGCCGCGCCCGAGCAGACCGTCGGTGTTGGCCGTCACGCCGATGGCGGAGAGCAACACGTCGGACTCGATGGAGGTGCGCTTGTCGCCTTGGACGAGATCGACCTTCACCGAACTCTTCCCGACCTCGAAGTTCTCGCACTTCGTGCCGACGTGGACCTTGATGCCCTGTTTCTCGAACGCGCGATGCACGGCCTTCGAAACCTCCTCGTCCTCGACCGGCAGGATGTGCGGAAGCATCTCGACCAACGTCACCTGCGTGCCGAGAGCGTTGTAGAAGTAGGCGAACTCGACGCCGATCGCCCCGGCACCGACGATCGTGATCGACTTCGGCTGCTCCTTGGAATCGAGCGCCTCGCGCGAGGTCATCACGCGCACGCCGTCGTACTCCAGTCCGGGGATGCGGCGCATCTTGCAGCCCGTGGCGATGAGGATGCGTTTCGCTTTCAGAAACGAGCCCTTGTTGTCGCCACTCTTGACCTCGACCATGCCCGGTGCGGGCACGTGAGCCTGCCCGATGATGTACTCGACCTTGTTCTTCCGGAAGAGGAACTCGATGCCCTTGGCCATCTGCTTTGCGACGTCGCGCGAGCGGAGCATGATCTCGGCGAAGTTGAACGAGACGTCCTTCGTTTTGAGTCCGTAGGCTTCGGCCTTCTTGATCTTCTGGTAGAGCTCCGCGCTCTTCAGCAGGGCCTTCGTGGGGATGCAGCCCCAGTTCAGACACGTTCCCCCTGCACGCTCCATCTCGATGCAGGCCACCTTCTTGCCGAGTTGGCCCGCGCGGATGGCGCCGGCGTATCCCGCCGGACCGCCGCCGATGACGACGAGGTCGTAAATGGTCGATTCTGACATAAGCGGCCGAGTCAATCTGCTTCCCGGCCGGGTTCAAGCGCGAGAACGGAGCAATCGAACGCGGTGGCGCGTCGTCGATATCGGCCCGCCCCATCTCGGGCGCACCGGCGCTCAGATGTCGATGACGTCGTCGTCGCGGCCGGGCGCACGACGGCCACGGACCGCGCCGGCCGGCGGGCCGGGGGGGGCACCGCGGGTGCGAGCGCGCACCGAATGTTCGCCGAGCAGATTGCCGAAAAAAAGGTTCACGATGCTGACGAGCAGCGCACCGAAGAACGCTGCGAGGAAGCCGGACACGTCGAAACCATCCACCAGCCGCGCCGCCAACATGAGAAGCAAGGCGTTGATGAAGAGGATGCCGAAGCCGAGCGTGAGTACCACGAACGGGAGCGCGAAGAGCACGAGCAACGGTTTCAGAAACGCGTTGAAGAGCCCCAGCACGACCACGACGATCGCCAGCGATGTGCCATCGCGATAGTCGATTCCCGGGATGATCGCCGCCGCCAACAAGAGGCCGACGGCGTTGGTCGCCCATCGGAGGAGCAGGTTGACGAGCGGATGTCGGCCCATGCGGCGCAGGAAGCCACAAAGCTCCGGCATCGCAACCCCGTTCGCCGATTCGTCGCCCCCGTGAGGATCGCGTTGGTCCAGGATTTTCTCCGCACCGGCGGCACGGAACGGCAGACGATCGAGCTCGCCGACGCCTTCGCCGCCCGTGGCCACGTCGTGATGTTGCTCACCTTCCGGCCGGGAGGCGCGCTCGACCGACAGTGCGCCGCTGCGGTGCGGCGCGTCGCGCTGCAGCGGCGCGATTGGGGCCTGGACTGGTTCGCGCCCGGGCTCGTCGCGACGTTGCGCGAGTTTCGACCGGACGTCGTGCAGGTGATGGGAAGGATGGCCAATTGTCATGGTTGGCGGCTCGTCCGCGCGCTGCCGACGTCCGCGGTCGTGGCAACCTACCGCACGGGTCGCCCCCTGCCCCGCTGGTACGTCCGCACGCTCCGGTCGGCTGCAGCGGTGATCGCCAACAGCCGGCACGCCGCCGCCCGCGCGATCCACGTGCTAGGTGTGCCGGAGGCACGCGTGCACGTCGTCCACAACGCGCTCGTCTCTCGCGCCGCCGAGGCCGACGAGAACGCGCGCGCAGACGTGCGCGCCGAGCTCGGCACAGGCGGCAATGCGCAGGTGTTTCTCTGCTGCGCGATGCTGCGCCCGGGCAAAGGCCACCGCGAGTTGATCGAGATCGCCGCCGCGCTCGATCGCGACGCGCCTTGGGAGTTGTGGATCGCGGGCGACGGCTCCGAACGAAACGCCTGCGAGGCGCTCGTCCGTCGCCACGGTTTGGATACACGCGTCCGGCTGCTCGGTCGGCGCGGCGACACGGGCCGGCTTTACGCCGCGGCGGACGTCGCCGTGTTGAGTTCACACACCGAGTCTTCGCCCAACTTTCTCGTCGAGGCGCAATGGCACGGACTGCCCGTGGTCGCGTGGGACGTGGCCGGCGTAGGCGAGACCTTCCGGCCCGAGGCTTCGGGCATCCTCGTGCCCGAGCACGACCGGCCGGGATTCGCCGCCGCACTACACGCGCTCGCGCTCGATCCGGCACGGCGCACCCGGATGAGTCTCGCCGCACGCGAGCACGCGCGCGCGACCTTCGATCCCGACCGCCAGCACGCGCGCTACCTCGAGCTCTACGCCGCCATCAGGAAGTCGCGCCCGGCGACGTAGCCGCGCGACTCGAGCGCGCCGCGGACGAGATCGCGCGCTCCCCGTGCGCCGACGGCACCGATCACGAACACCCGCCCGGGCGGCGGCAGGGCTTCCGGCCCTACGACCGCAAGCCCGTCCACGCGACCGCCGATCTTCCTCGGATCCACGTCGACGTATGCTCCGATTCGCACGCCGTGTTCCGCCAGCGACGCGAAGCGCCGACGAGTCACCCGGCCCGCGCCCCAAAGCCACACGGGGCGATCGGTCGGGACCTCGCGTCGCAGCCAGCACGCGAGCCAACGGCACTTGCACAGGTAGAACGCATCGTCCGAGTAGCGCGTATCCACGCGGGAAAGGCGCGACGGCGGATCGTTCCAACGCAAGAGCACCTCCGGCACCTTCGCGAAGCGCACACCCGCGTCCATCCAGCGCAACCACAACTCGTAGTCCTCCGGCCCGCCCGTCTCCGCGTACCCACCGTGCGCCTCCGCGATTTCGCGGCGAAACATCACGCTGGGATGCGCCACCGGCGACTCCACGAAACGCTCCCGTGCCATCGCCACGCCCGTGAGCAACGAGTTGATCCACTCCACGTGCAACGCGTAGCCGCGCGCCGCGACCGCGTCGCCACCGAATTCGACGAGACAACTCACGACTCCAGTTTCCGGATACGCGGCCAACCAGCGCGCCTGCGCCTCCAGTCGCCGCGGATGCATCCAGTCGTCCGCGTCCATCCGAGCGAGGAAGCGACCGCGCGCTTCGGACCGAGCTGCTTCGAGCGCACCCACGATTCCGAGACGCTCGCACCTCAGCACCCGCACGCGCGGATCACCCCGAGCTTCGATTTCCGCCGCTTCCGCCGTGCCGTCGTCGGAACCATCGTCGACGACCAGCAGTTCCCACTCGCGCAGACTTTGCGCGAGCGTACTGGAGACGGCCGCGCCGATCGTCGTAGCCGCGTTCCGTGCCGGCAGAAGGACGCTCACGAGCGGCTGCCGCACCGGTGCGTTCACTCGCGGAGAAACGCCGTCACCTCGCGCACGAACGCCTCGCGGGCCTCGAAGTGCGGGTTGTGGCCGACACCGGGCAGCGTGACGAAGCGCGCAGCCGGAAAGTGCCGCTCCGCCCGTGCGCGATCCTCGGGTCGGAAGTAGTTCGAGCGCTCGCCCAAGACGAACAAGACCGCGCCTGCATGCACGTCGTCCTCGCGCAGGAAGTCGGCTTCCAGCGTCGGAAGCGCGTTGGTGATCTCGGCCAGACCGATGATCCAACGAAAGCCCTCGCCGCTCGGCTTCCGCTCGAGATTCCCGAGGAGGAACTGGCGCATGCCCCAGTCGGCGATCATCGGCTCGATCGTCTTCTCCGCCTCGGCCCGCGCCCGCAGCGCTTCGGGATCGAGCGCATGCATCGCGGCGAACTCCTTCACGTGACTCGCGGCGTAGGCCCGCGGGGCGATGTCTACCGCCACGAACCGCTCCAGACGCGCAGCGTGTCGACACGCCAGGACCATACCCACCTTGCCGCCCATGCTGTGCCCGATCACGTGCGCGCGCTCGATGCCGTGCGCGTCCATCCACGCGCCGACGTCGGCCGCCATCGTCGGGTAGTCCATCTCGCGGGCGTGAAACGAGTCGCCGTGATTACGGAGGTCGAGCGCGCACACGTGGAAATGCGCCGCGAGGTCGCGCCCGGCCGATTGCCAGTTGCGCGACGACCCGAGGAGACCGTGCAGGACGAGGAGCGGCGGCTTGCCTTCGCCGCCGAAGTCGCGGTGCGCGAGGATCGGCATGGTCTTTGTCATTGCGAGGCCCCGGAGCGCATGGCAATCCCCACCTTCCTTCGCGCCCGGGCCGCGCCCGGCGTTCGTCTTCCTCGAGCACCCTTTCCCGCCGGCATGGCCAAGAGCGAAAAAGTCACACCGATGATGCAGCAGTACTGGGAGGTCAAAAACGGCCTGCCTCCCAACACCGTGCTGCTCTTCCGGCTGGGCGACTTCTACGAACTCTTCCACAGCGACGCCGAGCAGGGCTCGAAGGTCCTCGGCATCACGCTCACGCGGCGCAACGACTACCCGATGGCCGGCATCCCCTTCCACGCCGCCGAGGCCTACGTCGGCAAGCTGCTCGCCGCCGGACTCAAGGTCGCGATCGTCGACCAACTCGAGGCGCCTCAACCGGGCAAACTGGTCAAGCGCGCGCTCACGCGTATCCTCTCTCCGGGTACGACGTTGGAGGCGAACCAGCTCGCTTCCGAGCGTAACCGCTACCTCGTCGCGCTCGACTGGAACAAGGCCGGCCTGCATGCCGCCTGGCTCGACCTCTCGACCGGAGAATTCCAACTCGCGACCGACGTCGAACCCGAGCGACTTCTGCCCGTGCTCACGGCGCTCGATCCGGCCGAGCTGGTGCTCGCCGAGGAAACGTTGAAGGAATGGCGTGCGCACCCCCACGAGCACACGCCCCACCGTGCGCTTGCGGCCTTCTGTGCGGGTCGCGCGGTGAGCGAGTTGCCCGGCTACCACTTCGAAGCCGCCCCTGGAGCGAGGCTGGTGATGGAGACCCTCGGCGTGCTCAACCTCCAGGGCTTCGGCCTCGACGCGCAACACCCCGCGCTCGGCGTCGCCGGCGCACTCGTCCACTACGCCTCCGAGAATCTCTGCGCTAAACCGGAAAACCTCCGCTCGATCCGCGAATACCGCAGCAGCGCCGCGCTCCTCGTCGATCCGGCGACGATGCGCAACCTCGAGATCTTCCAGTCCGCCCGCGGCACGCGCGAGGGCAGCCTGCTCGGTGCCATGGACGCCACCGTGACCGCCGCTGGCGCGCGCCTGCTGGAGCAGTTCCTCGCCTCGCCCGCGCTCGATCTCGTGGAGTTGCACCGCCGTCAGACGTGCGTCGGCGCGTTCGTCGCTTCTCCGGTATCCGCTCGTCAACTACACGAGGACCTCGGACGCGTCCGCGACGTGGTCCGCATCC from Opitutales bacterium ASA1 encodes the following:
- the lpdA_1 gene encoding dihydrolipoyl dehydrogenase — encoded protein: MSESTIYDLVVIGGGPAGYAGAIRAGQLGKKVACIEMERAGGTCLNWGCIPTKALLKSAELYQKIKKAEAYGLKTKDVSFNFAEIMLRSRDVAKQMAKGIEFLFRKNKVEYIIGQAHVPAPGMVEVKSGDNKGSFLKAKRILIATGCKMRRIPGLEYDGVRVMTSREALDSKEQPKSITIVGAGAIGVEFAYFYNALGTQVTLVEMLPHILPVEDEEVSKAVHRAFEKQGIKVHVGTKCENFEVGKSSVKVDLVQGDKRTSIESDVLLSAIGVTANTDGLLGRGTQLELDRGFVKVDQNYETSIKGIFAAGDIIGPPWLAHIATFEAVNAVNGMFGHGTPKRVTGFPGCTYCQPQVASTGLTERAAKEKKLDYKVGKFPFTASGKAVAQADSDGFVKVISDAKTGEIYGAHIVGSEATELIAEYGLAISLEATVEDVHQTIHAHPTLSEALAEAAAATSNEAIHI
- a CDS encoding glycosyltransferase family 4 protein; this encodes MSAHAAQEATKLRHRNPVRRFVAPVRIALVQDFLRTGGTERQTIELADAFAARGHVVMLLTFRPGGALDRQCAAAVRRVALQRRDWGLDWFAPGLVATLREFRPDVVQVMGRMANCHGWRLVRALPTSAVVATYRTGRPLPRWYVRTLRSAAAVIANSRHAAARAIHVLGVPEARVHVVHNALVSRAAEADENARADVRAELGTGGNAQVFLCCAMLRPGKGHRELIEIAAALDRDAPWELWIAGDGSERNACEALVRRHGLDTRVRLLGRRGDTGRLYAAADVAVLSSHTESSPNFLVEAQWHGLPVVAWDVAGVGETFRPEASGILVPEHDRPGFAAALHALALDPARRTRMSLAAREHARATFDPDRQHARYLELYAAIRKSRPAT
- a CDS encoding glycosyltransferase family A protein; this encodes MNAPVRQPLVSVLLPARNAATTIGAAVSSTLAQSLREWELLVVDDGSDDGTAEAAEIEARGDPRVRVLRCERLGIVGALEAARSEARGRFLARMDADDWMHPRRLEAQARWLAAYPETGVVSCLVEFGGDAVAARGYALHVEWINSLLTGVAMARERFVESPVAHPSVMFRREIAEAHGGYAETGGPEDYELWLRWMDAGVRFAKVPEVLLRWNDPPSRLSRVDTRYSDDAFYLCKCRWLACWLRREVPTDRPVWLWGAGRVTRRRFASLAEHGVRIGAYVDVDPRKIGGRVDGLAVVGPEALPPPGRVFVIGAVGARGARDLVRGALESRGYVAGRDFLMAA
- a CDS encoding alpha/beta fold hydrolase, producing MPILAHRDFGGEGKPPLLVLHGLLGSSRNWQSAGRDLAAHFHVCALDLRNHGDSFHAREMDYPTMAADVGAWMDAHGIERAHVIGHSMGGKVGMVLACRHAARLERFVAVDIAPRAYAASHVKEFAAMHALDPEALRARAEAEKTIEPMIADWGMRQFLLGNLERKPSGEGFRWIIGLAEITNALPTLEADFLREDDVHAGAVLFVLGERSNYFRPEDRARAERHFPAARFVTLPGVGHNPHFEAREAFVREVTAFLRE